The Brevibacillus choshinensis genome includes a region encoding these proteins:
- a CDS encoding sigma-54 interaction domain-containing protein — translation MDWNLQQMSKLLEAVFENAHEPMIVTDKDGKILLLNRSYREFLNVQDVIGKPVTEVIENTRMHIVGQAGVAEIADIQQIKGQSMIAHRIPIVYEGKVLAVLGTVLFQDVQELAALAAMVDQLKDELTYYKKELRRRMGATYHIDQIVGYSQKMLELKQFSQKVAKSDSTVLITGESGTGKELFAHAIHAESKRKMGPFIRVNCAAIPDSLLESELFGYEEGAFTGAVRRGKKGKFELANHGTILLDEIGDMPLPLQAKLLRVLQEKEVERVGAVRTTPIDVRVIASTNQDMLTSIKEGKFRADLYYRLNVVSLSIPPMRERLEDLPELVSNLLKQLTEATGVTVKAIDDDVWAVMKSYSWPGNVRELRNVLERALHLMEDDVLKKEHIWLPASFEEPIDSVLVRPLKETLEFAEKEALLHAMREAGGNKLEAAKLLHISKSSFYEKWEKYRLEKG, via the coding sequence ATGGATTGGAATCTTCAACAGATGAGCAAGCTCTTGGAAGCTGTCTTTGAAAATGCACATGAACCCATGATCGTGACGGATAAGGACGGGAAGATCCTCCTCTTGAACAGGAGCTATCGTGAGTTTTTGAATGTACAGGATGTCATCGGCAAACCGGTAACAGAGGTCATTGAAAATACAAGGATGCACATTGTCGGTCAGGCGGGAGTTGCAGAAATTGCAGACATCCAGCAGATCAAAGGCCAGAGCATGATCGCCCACCGCATACCGATTGTGTATGAAGGAAAAGTGCTCGCTGTCCTAGGTACGGTGTTATTTCAGGACGTGCAGGAATTGGCTGCCCTGGCTGCAATGGTCGATCAGCTCAAGGATGAGTTGACGTACTACAAAAAGGAATTGCGCCGCAGAATGGGTGCGACTTATCACATCGATCAGATTGTCGGTTACAGTCAAAAGATGCTGGAGCTCAAGCAATTCTCGCAAAAAGTGGCGAAAAGTGATTCAACAGTTCTCATTACAGGAGAGAGTGGAACCGGCAAGGAACTGTTCGCCCACGCGATTCATGCTGAAAGCAAGCGGAAAATGGGACCTTTCATTCGGGTAAATTGTGCGGCGATCCCGGATTCCCTGCTCGAGTCAGAGCTGTTCGGGTACGAAGAGGGTGCGTTTACAGGAGCAGTACGACGCGGCAAAAAGGGAAAATTTGAACTGGCTAACCACGGAACAATCCTGCTCGATGAGATCGGAGACATGCCGTTGCCTCTGCAGGCAAAGCTGTTGCGCGTCTTGCAGGAGAAAGAAGTGGAGCGAGTCGGGGCGGTACGGACGACGCCGATCGATGTGCGTGTCATTGCCTCGACAAATCAGGATATGTTGACGAGCATCAAGGAAGGCAAATTCCGCGCCGATCTTTACTATCGACTGAACGTCGTATCGCTATCGATCCCTCCAATGCGGGAGAGGCTGGAGGATTTGCCAGAGCTCGTTTCCAATTTGCTAAAGCAATTGACAGAGGCTACAGGAGTGACCGTCAAAGCGATTGATGACGATGTTTGGGCGGTGATGAAAAGCTACTCGTGGCCTGGGAATGTGCGAGAGCTGCGAAACGTGCTGGAGCGAGCGTTGCATTTGATGGAAGATGATGTGTTGAAAAAGGAGCATATCTGGCTCCCCGCATCATTTGAGGAACCGATCGACTCGGTGTTGGTACGTCCGCTAAAGGAAACGCTGGAGTTTGCGGAAAAGGAAGCACTGCTTCACGCAATGAGGGAAGCGGGAGGGAACAAGCTAGAGGCCGCCAAGCTATTGCACATCAGCAAGTCCAGCTTTTACGAGAAGTGGGAAAAGTACCGTTTGGAAAAGGGATAA
- a CDS encoding MmcQ/YjbR family DNA-binding protein, producing MGHHPISSKEGLALVDQVRKLAMRLPEVSEQVDAFGHTSFRVSDKPFVMLGEGGEEGPSLSIKTLPITQEHLLQRQHFYKTPYIGQHGWVSILGKNVADWKEIESYLLEGYLRSAPKRLAKLVQTT from the coding sequence ATGGGACACCATCCAATTTCTTCAAAAGAGGGTCTGGCTTTAGTCGATCAGGTCCGCAAATTGGCGATGCGATTGCCGGAGGTCTCGGAACAAGTGGATGCTTTCGGACACACTTCTTTTCGAGTGAGCGACAAGCCTTTTGTCATGCTGGGTGAGGGCGGTGAGGAAGGTCCTTCGCTGTCCATCAAGACGCTTCCCATCACGCAGGAGCACCTTTTGCAGCGACAGCATTTTTACAAAACCCCTTACATCGGTCAGCACGGCTGGGTCTCGATTTTAGGTAAGAACGTGGCGGACTGGAAGGAAATCGAGAGTTATCTGCTCGAAGGATACTTGCGATCAGCACCGAAGCGTTTAGCGAAGCTGGTCCAGACGACCTGA
- a CDS encoding MFS transporter translates to MSELFRNRYVRAILLSGLLLQVGIWVRNFAILLYVMDRTGGDPLAISMISVAEYAPIFLFSFLAGTFVDRWRPKRTMVWCDLISAVSVIAVLLTFVYGTWKAVFFVTLVSSILSQFSHPSGMKLFKLHVPAEQLQAGMSLYQTLFAIFMVLGPILGTFVFQTFGMEMAMVITAVAFLLSALVLFFLPPDPVEESSAQPSALWTEMASGIRYVKENRVLTLLGLCFMAAGLSIGMVQPLGIFLVTERLGLPKESLQWLLMLQGVGMIAGGALTMTLAKTVAPQKLLVIGLLGNAIALAFCGFSTQLWLTLVAQLLSGLLLPCIQIGINTMLLKHTESSFIGRVNGILIPMYTGSMVVTMSVAGVLKEQFSLVSIYLLSSLLFVVGTMFIMPLYRMQEGKIAEKGEQVG, encoded by the coding sequence GTGTCTGAATTATTTCGAAATCGCTACGTGCGGGCCATCCTGCTTTCGGGTCTGCTCTTACAAGTTGGGATATGGGTGCGCAATTTCGCCATTTTACTCTATGTGATGGACCGTACAGGAGGAGATCCTCTGGCCATTTCCATGATATCCGTAGCCGAGTATGCACCGATCTTTTTGTTTTCGTTTTTGGCAGGAACCTTTGTAGATAGATGGAGACCCAAACGAACGATGGTCTGGTGCGATCTCATCAGCGCAGTATCGGTGATAGCGGTGCTGCTGACATTTGTTTATGGTACATGGAAAGCTGTCTTTTTCGTGACGTTGGTATCGTCTATTTTGTCACAGTTCTCCCATCCTTCAGGGATGAAGCTATTCAAGCTGCACGTCCCAGCAGAACAATTGCAAGCGGGAATGTCTCTGTACCAGACCTTGTTTGCCATCTTCATGGTTCTGGGCCCGATCCTAGGTACGTTTGTATTTCAGACCTTTGGCATGGAGATGGCGATGGTCATCACAGCCGTGGCTTTTTTGCTCTCTGCTTTGGTGTTATTCTTTCTGCCACCTGATCCAGTGGAAGAGTCATCTGCACAGCCGTCTGCGCTCTGGACGGAGATGGCCAGCGGGATTCGTTATGTAAAGGAAAATCGTGTACTCACGTTGCTGGGCCTGTGTTTTATGGCGGCTGGTCTGTCGATTGGAATGGTGCAGCCTCTTGGAATATTCCTAGTGACGGAACGATTGGGCCTGCCTAAAGAGAGCTTACAATGGCTGCTCATGCTCCAAGGTGTAGGAATGATCGCTGGGGGAGCCTTGACGATGACTCTCGCGAAAACAGTGGCTCCTCAAAAGCTGCTTGTCATCGGTTTGTTGGGCAATGCGATTGCGTTAGCGTTTTGTGGTTTCTCCACGCAGCTGTGGCTGACATTGGTTGCTCAGCTGCTAAGCGGCTTGCTGTTGCCTTGTATTCAGATTGGGATTAACACGATGCTCCTGAAGCATACGGAGAGCTCATTCATCGGCAGGGTAAACGGGATTTTGATTCCGATGTACACGGGTTCCATGGTGGTGACGATGAGTGTGGCAGGCGTGTTAAAGGAACAATTTTCGCTGGTGTCCATCTACTTGCTGTCTTCCTTGCTCTTTGTAGTGGGTACGATGTTTATTATGCCGCTCTATCGGATGCAAGAAGGAAAGATAGCTGAAAAAGGGGAACAGGTAGGGTAG
- a CDS encoding ATP-binding protein, whose amino-acid sequence MKRYSCTLIPFLAFVLLTGCGNDDKQLTVKPQPAPQSNVPPATSSPNGTNQEADVLQQLQVIISKAKEAREVTAFLDEHLKQVDSKTADQMFVALESFYKGNVPAVDDNFRNLLQQPGVTEKLYALEYPYDFNKIQNDDNLKQWLLAQTAGKLRLMATSDMSFYWQVDYVALQAAYASSLSNDLKDYLVIQSMEMKKGYSGDGGLKISREELGKRMLTAENYLTAHPSGLKKSQVQTLYTDYLKAYLSDYRYEAIDESTMKLLPAVKKSYRDFVKTRPDSKTAEIVKVYIGLLQENQDVIYDFGQKDVSIIGDPKPNIGQFWVGLSERVSQQFGAAKKTVNNKSSAGSWRSFCYVLFQLFCF is encoded by the coding sequence ATGAAACGTTATAGCTGCACCCTTATCCCTTTTCTCGCTTTCGTCCTTTTAACCGGTTGCGGGAACGATGACAAACAACTCACTGTCAAACCACAACCTGCTCCTCAAAGTAATGTTCCCCCTGCCACCTCTAGTCCGAATGGGACGAACCAAGAGGCAGATGTGCTCCAGCAGCTCCAGGTAATCATCTCCAAAGCAAAGGAAGCACGTGAGGTCACCGCTTTCCTGGACGAACATCTGAAGCAGGTAGATTCCAAAACAGCTGACCAGATGTTTGTGGCGCTGGAGTCATTCTACAAAGGAAATGTGCCTGCTGTGGACGATAACTTCCGCAACCTGCTGCAGCAGCCAGGTGTGACGGAAAAACTGTATGCGCTCGAATATCCTTATGACTTCAACAAGATCCAAAATGACGATAATCTCAAGCAATGGCTACTCGCTCAAACAGCGGGAAAACTGAGGCTCATGGCTACCTCTGACATGTCCTTCTACTGGCAAGTCGATTATGTGGCCTTGCAAGCAGCCTACGCCTCCTCTTTATCGAACGATCTGAAAGACTACCTCGTGATTCAGTCCATGGAAATGAAGAAAGGATATTCTGGCGATGGCGGTTTGAAGATCTCGCGTGAAGAATTGGGCAAACGCATGCTGACGGCGGAAAACTACCTCACCGCACATCCATCAGGTCTCAAAAAATCGCAGGTGCAAACCCTCTACACCGATTATCTGAAAGCGTATTTGTCCGATTACCGGTACGAGGCTATCGACGAGAGCACGATGAAATTGCTTCCGGCTGTAAAGAAAAGCTATCGAGACTTCGTGAAGACACGTCCTGACAGCAAAACGGCTGAAATCGTGAAGGTGTACATCGGTCTGCTCCAGGAAAACCAGGACGTCATCTATGACTTTGGACAAAAGGATGTAAGTATCATCGGTGACCCTAAACCAAACATTGGACAGTTCTGGGTCGGGCTCAGTGAACGAGTCAGTCAGCAGTTCGGGGCGGCAAAAAAAACGGTAAACAACAAAAGCTCTGCCGGATCATGGCGGAGCTTTTGCTATGTCCTCTTTCAGCTATTTTGTTTTTGA
- a CDS encoding DinB family protein gives MTHDSLRLYKYNVWANERVFQRLQEVPREVCEQEIQSVFPTITQALKHILLTDHVWLLAMKGDTYENVGKTVGRLSQELEGKGLDEIHAGFIDVSKKFKDFFSQIDLNATAPYSHPTMGTIHAPYSDIIQHVVNHGTYHRGNISAMLRQLGHAGASHDYIYFLFEESQKQNS, from the coding sequence ATGACACATGACTCTCTGCGTTTGTATAAATACAATGTATGGGCAAATGAAAGGGTATTCCAACGCTTGCAAGAGGTTCCGCGCGAGGTTTGTGAACAGGAAATCCAGAGCGTATTCCCGACCATTACGCAGGCGTTAAAGCATATTCTGTTGACTGACCATGTGTGGTTGTTGGCGATGAAAGGGGACACCTACGAAAATGTAGGAAAGACGGTAGGACGGCTGTCACAAGAGCTAGAGGGTAAGGGACTGGACGAGATTCATGCAGGATTTATAGACGTCTCAAAAAAATTCAAAGACTTTTTCTCGCAAATCGATCTGAATGCTACCGCACCCTATTCGCATCCGACCATGGGAACGATTCATGCCCCTTACAGCGACATTATCCAGCATGTCGTCAATCACGGAACCTATCATCGCGGCAACATTTCGGCCATGCTGCGTCAGCTAGGTCATGCAGGAGCTTCCCACGACTACATCTACTTCTTGTTTGAAGAAAGTCAAAAACAAAATAGCTGA
- a CDS encoding helix-turn-helix transcriptional regulator — MSKADNMLSILWLLQTGKRLTAKQLAEALEMNIRTVYRYIDALCASGVPIVADAGHNGGYSLLQPFADAPLLFDLNEQKSLVHAAVFAQEAGYPFGEDLDRAIAKLKRYTNEEQRGAIERHSRGFEVILPPANPLLASLLQELEISVANELTLCMEYQKNYQNEFQTRLIDPYGLVHWKANWYIVAFCHLRGEIRSFRVDRIGKMTPTDSTFQRPALFSARQYFLTSLLSDSDQLEKPISVHIIGRKQAINDLCGHWFLGRTLVDRSHEHAHFQVEEKLVHTQVPHFLLPFGKAIRVQEPSFLNERLAAIAADLHQYYQSN; from the coding sequence ATGTCCAAAGCGGATAACATGCTCTCTATCTTGTGGCTGTTGCAGACAGGAAAGCGATTGACTGCCAAACAGTTGGCCGAAGCATTGGAAATGAACATCCGAACCGTCTACCGCTACATTGACGCTTTGTGTGCCAGCGGAGTCCCCATTGTTGCAGATGCCGGACATAACGGTGGATACAGCCTCCTCCAGCCTTTTGCCGATGCACCACTCCTCTTTGATTTGAATGAACAAAAATCATTGGTTCACGCAGCCGTGTTCGCTCAAGAGGCAGGGTATCCTTTCGGCGAGGATTTGGATCGCGCCATTGCCAAGCTCAAACGGTATACCAATGAAGAACAGCGTGGAGCGATTGAGCGACACAGCAGAGGCTTTGAAGTTATTTTGCCGCCTGCAAATCCGTTGCTTGCGTCGCTTCTTCAAGAACTGGAAATCTCCGTGGCAAATGAGCTCACCCTATGTATGGAATACCAGAAAAACTATCAGAACGAATTTCAGACCAGGCTGATTGACCCCTATGGACTCGTTCACTGGAAAGCGAATTGGTATATCGTCGCTTTTTGTCACCTGCGAGGGGAAATTCGCAGTTTTCGTGTCGATCGAATTGGTAAGATGACTCCTACAGATTCGACATTTCAGCGACCTGCTTTATTTTCAGCTCGACAATATTTTCTGACCAGCCTCTTATCCGACTCAGATCAGCTAGAAAAACCGATCTCCGTACACATCATAGGAAGAAAACAGGCCATCAACGATCTGTGTGGACACTGGTTTCTCGGACGTACCTTGGTAGATCGCTCTCATGAGCATGCTCATTTTCAAGTAGAGGAAAAGCTCGTCCATACCCAGGTTCCTCACTTCCTGCTCCCTTTTGGAAAAGCCATACGTGTTCAGGAACCTTCCTTCTTAAATGAACGGCTGGCGGCGATCGCGGCAGATTTACATCAATACTATCAATCGAACTAA
- a CDS encoding heavy metal translocating P-type ATPase translates to MSEDEKKSACCSDHHQCGTDHVHDHSGMKLLPVIGSETAAAGAISMERLSRGAVYRIIGMDCSSCAKSLEKHMKSIAAVQEVSVNFSTGKMQIVQQGLSDEAIVSEVSKAGYAASPLSRGRGQKTEQTDGVGTRLAVISGILLALGFLGSFTSIPEPVLIVCYALSMIVGGYRPARSAFYAIKSGSLDMNVLMSVAAIGAALIGEWLEGATVVWLFAIGNWLQTNSIEKTRDSIRTLMDLAPAEAWVKQGASMVRRPVEDVGVGDVIVVKPGEKVPLDGEILAGVSSVNQAPITGESIPVDKQVGDFVFAGSVNESGSLEVRVTRLVEDTAIAKIIHLVEEAQEKKAPTQAFVDKFAALYTPIVLVLALLVIVFPPLFGWGTWGDWFYKGLELLVVACPCALVISTPVAIVSAIGNAARNGVLIKGGTFLEKAGAITAIAFDKTGTLTVGKPQVSQIVAPSDKEDEVLAIARTIEEHSRHPIAQAILAYANEKKIASLVGQDFRVLVGKGAEATIDGENYFAGKPALFSEKGVSLTAWTDQIESLQQEGNTIVMIGTSQAILGMIAVSDMIRDISVGAIGKLKAAGIDEIVMLTGDNRGTAAKVAKLTGVSRYFAELLPEDKVAAIKKLQQEGKTVAMVGDGINDAPALATADLGIAMGGAGTDTAMETADIVLMADNLEKLPHTVNISRKALQIIQQNIWFSIIVKLVALILIFPGWLTLWLAVLSDTGAALIVILNSMRLLRMKS, encoded by the coding sequence ATGTCAGAGGACGAAAAAAAGAGTGCCTGCTGTAGCGATCATCACCAGTGCGGCACAGATCATGTGCATGATCATTCAGGCATGAAACTGCTCCCTGTGATCGGTAGCGAAACGGCTGCTGCTGGAGCGATCAGTATGGAGCGTTTATCCAGAGGAGCGGTTTACCGGATCATCGGGATGGATTGCAGCTCGTGCGCCAAATCATTGGAAAAACACATGAAATCAATAGCGGCTGTGCAGGAAGTAAGCGTGAATTTTTCTACGGGAAAAATGCAGATCGTGCAACAAGGCCTCTCCGATGAAGCGATCGTCAGTGAAGTGTCCAAGGCAGGATACGCAGCGAGCCCACTGTCTCGGGGAAGAGGGCAAAAGACGGAACAAACGGACGGGGTGGGTACTAGACTTGCGGTCATCTCGGGTATTTTGCTCGCGCTAGGCTTTCTGGGCTCGTTCACGAGTATTCCTGAGCCTGTCTTGATCGTTTGTTACGCATTGTCCATGATTGTCGGGGGTTACCGACCTGCTCGCAGCGCCTTTTACGCGATCAAAAGTGGTTCGTTAGACATGAACGTGCTGATGTCTGTAGCTGCGATTGGAGCCGCCTTGATCGGAGAGTGGCTAGAAGGGGCGACAGTTGTTTGGCTGTTTGCCATCGGAAACTGGCTGCAAACCAATTCCATCGAGAAGACACGTGATTCGATACGTACCCTGATGGATCTGGCACCGGCCGAGGCGTGGGTAAAGCAAGGAGCATCCATGGTCAGACGGCCTGTGGAGGATGTCGGTGTAGGGGATGTAATCGTAGTCAAACCGGGCGAAAAAGTACCTTTGGACGGAGAAATCCTCGCTGGAGTCTCCAGCGTCAATCAGGCGCCGATTACGGGCGAGTCCATTCCGGTTGATAAGCAGGTAGGTGATTTTGTGTTTGCGGGTAGTGTCAACGAAAGCGGATCGCTGGAAGTGAGAGTGACCCGACTCGTCGAAGATACGGCCATCGCGAAAATCATTCATCTGGTCGAGGAAGCGCAGGAGAAAAAGGCTCCTACCCAAGCGTTTGTCGATAAATTCGCGGCGTTGTACACACCGATTGTCCTCGTCCTGGCTTTACTCGTTATTGTTTTTCCTCCGTTATTTGGTTGGGGGACGTGGGGCGATTGGTTCTACAAAGGTCTGGAGCTGCTAGTCGTAGCATGTCCGTGCGCGTTGGTTATTTCGACGCCGGTGGCCATCGTATCTGCGATTGGGAATGCAGCGCGAAACGGTGTGCTGATCAAAGGCGGAACCTTCCTGGAAAAAGCGGGAGCGATTACGGCTATTGCTTTTGACAAAACGGGTACATTGACTGTGGGCAAGCCGCAGGTCTCCCAGATCGTAGCACCATCGGACAAGGAGGACGAAGTGCTGGCGATCGCTCGAACGATCGAGGAGCACTCCCGCCATCCGATTGCGCAGGCGATCCTGGCGTATGCGAATGAAAAGAAGATCGCGTCCTTGGTTGGCCAAGATTTTCGCGTCCTCGTCGGAAAAGGAGCGGAAGCCACGATTGATGGAGAGAACTATTTCGCAGGGAAGCCGGCTCTGTTTTCAGAAAAGGGAGTTTCACTCACAGCCTGGACGGACCAGATCGAGTCGTTGCAGCAAGAAGGCAATACGATTGTGATGATCGGTACTTCTCAAGCGATTCTCGGAATGATCGCCGTGTCTGATATGATTCGTGATATTTCCGTGGGTGCAATCGGCAAGCTGAAAGCAGCGGGAATTGACGAGATTGTCATGCTGACAGGTGACAACCGCGGGACAGCCGCAAAGGTGGCGAAGCTGACAGGAGTCAGTCGTTATTTTGCAGAGCTGTTGCCGGAGGATAAAGTAGCGGCCATCAAAAAACTGCAGCAAGAAGGAAAGACAGTGGCGATGGTCGGGGACGGGATCAACGATGCGCCAGCACTGGCGACTGCGGATCTGGGTATCGCCATGGGTGGTGCCGGTACGGACACGGCGATGGAAACAGCAGATATTGTGCTCATGGCCGACAATCTGGAGAAGCTCCCCCACACAGTAAACATCAGTCGCAAAGCACTGCAGATCATCCAGCAAAACATCTGGTTCTCGATCATAGTGAAGCTGGTGGCACTCATCCTGATCTTCCCCGGCTGGCTGACCCTGTGGCTGGCCGTTCTAAGCGATACAGGAGCGGCGCTGATCGTGATTTTGAACAGCATGAGGCTGTTGAGGATGAAATCGTAA
- a CDS encoding ArsR/SmtB family transcription factor produces the protein MPVSPKEQDDICEVQCFDDEKVNRLKPYAAESIGVAKIFKALADDTRAKIIHILSLEDELCVCDIAAIIGSSIANTSHHLRLLRNMGLAKYRKEGKLVFYSLDDDHVRHLISAGVEHAKEQRVPVNSESNG, from the coding sequence ATTCCGGTGTCTCCAAAAGAACAGGACGATATCTGTGAAGTTCAGTGTTTTGATGATGAAAAAGTAAATCGCTTAAAGCCGTACGCTGCCGAATCCATCGGTGTCGCTAAGATTTTCAAGGCATTGGCTGATGATACGCGCGCCAAAATCATTCACATCCTGTCTTTGGAAGACGAGCTCTGTGTTTGTGATATCGCCGCTATTATTGGCAGCTCGATTGCCAATACGTCTCACCATTTGCGTTTGCTACGTAATATGGGTCTTGCCAAGTATCGGAAAGAAGGAAAGCTCGTTTTCTATTCACTCGATGATGACCACGTTCGCCATCTCATCTCAGCAGGCGTTGAACACGCCAAGGAACAAAGAGTTCCCGTGAATTCAGAAAGCAACGGATGA
- a CDS encoding sensor histidine kinase, which translates to MKSLYVRLVLTFIGIVIISGTLGFLLANEYYQQNLRAYNEQKITRIGTEIISLYEKRSALDLQGFMTHIANLNFQLYMVDEQGKGTEFGAPFRDYEISPEVLQKVLSGEIYRGISEEQHGLFVTGFFENTLKNSIGLPLEENGKKYALFVRPNIEQQFGEVHILFAFLLAAMLFISMILILVFTRYLVKPIKTLTRATKKLAEGDYEIQLDITRRDEIGYLAANFTQMTQSLKQLDDMRQEFVSNVSHEIQSPLTSIQGFSQAIRSGGVTREQQEEYLTIIEEESKRLSSLSKQLLTLASLDKETGLYEPTVYQLDEQIRQVLLMLEIQWQKKRLQIDLDLPETLVCADKALLNQVWINLLANSIKFTEPGGSIRIEIRQDTDIEVSLTDTGIGISENELTHIFDRFYKGDKSRNRTETGSGLGLAIVRRIIQIVGGSLHIESEQGEGTRVTVKLPAALPVSLERPDKRG; encoded by the coding sequence GTGAAGTCTCTCTATGTACGTCTCGTCCTTACCTTTATCGGGATTGTGATCATCAGCGGAACACTGGGCTTTCTACTCGCCAATGAGTATTATCAACAAAACTTGAGAGCGTACAATGAACAGAAAATCACCCGGATCGGAACGGAGATCATCAGCTTGTACGAAAAACGCTCCGCTCTTGATTTGCAGGGCTTTATGACGCATATCGCTAATCTGAACTTTCAATTGTACATGGTCGATGAGCAGGGGAAGGGGACTGAGTTTGGAGCTCCATTTCGGGATTATGAGATAAGTCCGGAAGTCCTGCAAAAAGTGCTTTCGGGTGAAATCTACCGAGGAATCTCGGAAGAACAGCATGGCTTGTTTGTGACCGGCTTTTTTGAGAACACGTTGAAGAACAGCATTGGACTGCCGTTAGAGGAAAACGGTAAGAAATATGCGCTATTTGTGCGCCCTAACATCGAACAGCAATTCGGTGAAGTTCATATTTTGTTTGCCTTTCTGCTTGCTGCGATGCTGTTCATTAGCATGATTTTGATCCTCGTCTTTACGCGGTACTTGGTAAAACCGATCAAGACGCTGACCCGTGCGACCAAAAAGCTGGCGGAAGGCGACTACGAAATCCAGCTCGATATTACGCGCCGAGATGAGATCGGATATTTGGCTGCGAACTTTACGCAAATGACGCAATCTTTAAAGCAGCTGGATGATATGAGACAGGAATTTGTGTCCAACGTCTCTCACGAAATCCAGTCGCCGCTCACGTCGATTCAAGGATTTTCTCAAGCGATCCGCAGTGGCGGCGTGACCCGAGAACAGCAGGAGGAGTACCTCACCATCATCGAGGAGGAGAGCAAACGACTGTCCTCCCTAAGCAAACAACTGCTGACGTTGGCTTCTCTGGATAAAGAAACAGGTCTGTATGAACCAACTGTCTATCAGCTGGACGAGCAAATCAGGCAGGTGCTTTTGATGCTAGAGATCCAATGGCAAAAGAAACGGCTCCAGATAGATCTGGATTTACCGGAAACGTTGGTCTGTGCCGACAAAGCATTGCTCAATCAAGTATGGATCAACCTGTTAGCCAACAGCATCAAGTTTACTGAGCCAGGAGGTTCTATTCGTATCGAAATTCGCCAAGATACCGATATTGAGGTCTCCCTGACAGATACTGGCATCGGGATATCTGAAAACGAGCTCACCCATATATTCGACCGCTTTTATAAAGGAGACAAATCGAGAAATCGTACAGAAACGGGGAGTGGTCTGGGACTAGCAATCGTCAGGAGAATTATTCAAATCGTAGGAGGCAGTCTCCACATAGAAAGCGAGCAAGGGGAAGGAACGAGAGTGACTGTCAAGCTTCCCGCAGCGCTCCCTGTTTCGCTGGAGCGCCCGGACAAGAGAGGATAA
- a CDS encoding response regulator transcription factor, with the protein MKVSILVADDDPHIRELLRFYLEKEGYQVIAASDGEKAAAMMEEEQIHLAVVDIMMPGKNGWELCREIRDAYDIPVIMLTAKGEVRDKEKGFKAGTDDYLTKPFEPMELLYRIKALLRRYQMVSKQVIVMNQTVIDRLSHVVKIGEESIHLPLKEFELLVQLASFPDRTFTRDQLLKLVWGSESESESRTIDVHIKRLREKFADKTDDFVISTVRGLGYKLEVR; encoded by the coding sequence ATGAAGGTTTCGATTCTGGTCGCTGACGACGATCCGCACATTCGCGAACTGTTGCGATTTTATTTGGAAAAAGAGGGGTATCAAGTAATAGCCGCCTCTGACGGAGAGAAAGCAGCGGCTATGATGGAAGAAGAACAGATTCATTTGGCTGTCGTGGATATTATGATGCCCGGGAAAAATGGATGGGAGCTATGCCGCGAAATTCGGGACGCCTACGATATTCCAGTCATCATGCTGACAGCCAAAGGCGAGGTGCGAGACAAGGAGAAAGGGTTTAAGGCGGGTACAGACGACTACTTGACCAAGCCGTTCGAGCCGATGGAGTTGCTGTATCGGATAAAGGCGTTGCTGCGTCGCTATCAGATGGTCAGCAAGCAGGTCATCGTCATGAACCAAACGGTCATTGATCGCTTGAGTCACGTCGTGAAAATAGGGGAGGAAAGCATCCATCTCCCCCTGAAGGAATTTGAGCTGCTGGTACAGCTGGCGAGCTTTCCGGATCGTACGTTTACGAGAGATCAGCTGCTGAAGCTGGTCTGGGGCAGCGAGAGTGAGAGCGAGAGCAGAACCATCGATGTTCATATCAAACGACTGCGCGAAAAATTCGCGGATAAGACGGACGACTTTGTCATTTCTACGGTCCGTGGCTTGGGCTACAAGCTGGAGGTACGATAG